In Micrococcus luteus NCTC 2665, a single window of DNA contains:
- a CDS encoding ABC transporter ATP-binding protein: MTAPAPPPASPVLGVAAHDGIVAHGLARSFGAVHAVRDVSLTVPAGSVTALVGPNGSGKTTLLLILATLLRPDAGAVSVAGVDAVREPVEARRRLGWMPDTLGVWEELTCHDILASLGRLYGMGKAEASARADEQLAWVELTEFAHRPARVLSRGQQQRLSLARATVHRPSVLLLDEPANGLDPAARIRLRDDLRAMAAAGTAVLVSSHVLAELEEMSDRAVFLRAGATVATQEFRAADDLARPYRIAGPDPTARDTLVRALEARGLAVTVATGAGAGQRRDGVVVQLRGEAAAAALLADLVREGVLVSHFAPEGSRLENAYLGLHLEGPRTEGDRP; this comes from the coding sequence ATGACCGCTCCAGCACCCCCGCCTGCCTCACCCGTCCTGGGGGTGGCCGCCCACGACGGGATCGTGGCCCACGGCCTCGCCCGCTCGTTCGGCGCCGTCCATGCGGTGCGGGACGTCTCCCTCACCGTGCCCGCTGGCTCCGTGACGGCCCTCGTCGGCCCGAACGGCTCGGGCAAGACCACGCTCCTGCTGATCCTGGCCACCCTGCTGCGCCCGGACGCCGGCGCCGTGTCCGTGGCCGGGGTGGACGCGGTGCGCGAGCCCGTCGAGGCCCGGCGGCGGCTCGGCTGGATGCCCGACACCCTGGGCGTGTGGGAGGAGCTGACCTGCCACGACATCCTCGCCAGCCTGGGCCGGCTCTACGGCATGGGGAAGGCGGAGGCGTCGGCGCGCGCGGACGAGCAGCTCGCGTGGGTCGAGCTCACGGAGTTCGCCCACCGGCCCGCCCGCGTGCTCTCCCGCGGCCAGCAGCAGCGCCTGTCCCTGGCTCGGGCCACCGTGCACCGGCCCTCCGTCCTGCTCCTGGACGAACCCGCCAACGGCCTCGACCCGGCCGCCCGCATCCGGCTGCGGGACGACTTGCGCGCCATGGCCGCAGCCGGCACCGCCGTGCTCGTCTCCTCCCACGTGCTCGCCGAGCTCGAGGAGATGTCCGACCGCGCCGTGTTCCTCCGTGCGGGCGCCACGGTGGCCACCCAGGAGTTCCGCGCCGCCGACGACCTCGCCCGCCCCTACCGGATCGCCGGACCCGACCCGACGGCCCGGGACACCCTCGTCCGCGCCCTCGAGGCCCGCGGCCTCGCCGTCACCGTGGCCACCGGCGCCGGCGCGGGCCAGCGCCGGGACGGCGTCGTGGTGCAGCTGCGGGGTGAGGCCGCCGCGGCCGCGCTGCTCGCGGACCTCGTGCGCGAGGGTGTGCTCGTCAGCCACTTCGCCCCGGAGGGCTCCCGCCTCGAGAACGCCTACCTGGGCCTCCATCTGGAGGGCCCCCGCACCGAAGGAG
- a CDS encoding aspartate kinase — protein MSLIVQKFGGSSVADAAGIQRVARRVADTVRAGNRVCVVVSAMGDTTDELLDLAAELTQDAPAREMDILLSAGERISMSLLAMAIHAEGVEARSYTGSQAGMLTDTSYGRARIVKVNPHRVQEALDAGRVAIVAGFQGMSPESKDITTMGRGGSDTTAVALAAALGADVCEIYTDVDGVYSADPRVVPTARKLTELSSEETLEMAASGSKVLHLRSVEYARRFGVPLHVRSSFSDHEGTWILPDPNDTITLQEGAPMEQPIVSGVAHDRSEGKVTIVGVPDVPGKAAEIFRVIAVSNVNIDMIVQNISREGSGRTDISFTLPIVEGKDAMAALRAAQDRIGFQDIVSDPEIGKLSLIGAGMRSNPGVSATFFKALADAGVNVDLISTSEIRISVVTAESKLDDAVRAVHAAFGLDAEEEATVYGGTGR, from the coding sequence ATGAGTCTCATCGTCCAGAAGTTCGGCGGCTCCTCCGTGGCCGACGCCGCCGGCATCCAGCGCGTGGCCCGCCGCGTCGCGGACACGGTACGGGCCGGGAACCGCGTGTGCGTCGTGGTCTCAGCCATGGGCGACACCACGGACGAGCTGCTCGACCTCGCCGCCGAACTCACGCAGGACGCGCCCGCACGCGAGATGGACATCCTGCTCTCGGCCGGCGAGCGCATCTCCATGTCCCTGCTCGCGATGGCGATCCATGCCGAGGGCGTCGAGGCCCGCTCCTACACCGGCTCCCAGGCCGGCATGCTGACGGACACCTCGTACGGCCGGGCCCGGATCGTCAAGGTCAACCCCCACCGCGTGCAGGAGGCCCTCGACGCCGGCCGCGTGGCCATCGTGGCCGGGTTCCAGGGCATGAGCCCCGAGTCCAAGGACATCACCACCATGGGCCGCGGCGGCTCGGACACCACCGCCGTCGCCCTCGCCGCCGCGCTCGGCGCGGACGTGTGCGAGATCTACACGGACGTGGACGGCGTCTACTCCGCCGACCCGCGCGTCGTGCCGACCGCCCGCAAGCTCACCGAGCTCTCCTCCGAGGAGACCCTCGAGATGGCGGCCTCCGGATCCAAGGTGCTGCACCTGCGCTCCGTGGAGTACGCGCGCCGCTTCGGCGTGCCACTGCACGTGCGCTCCTCCTTCTCCGACCACGAGGGCACCTGGATCCTGCCCGACCCGAACGACACCATCACCCTTCAGGAAGGCGCTCCCATGGAACAGCCCATCGTCTCCGGCGTCGCCCACGACCGCTCCGAGGGCAAGGTCACGATCGTCGGCGTCCCCGACGTGCCCGGCAAGGCCGCCGAGATCTTCCGCGTGATCGCCGTGTCCAACGTGAACATCGACATGATCGTGCAGAACATCTCCCGCGAGGGCTCGGGCCGCACGGACATCTCCTTCACCCTGCCGATCGTGGAGGGCAAGGACGCCATGGCCGCCCTGCGCGCCGCCCAGGACCGGATCGGCTTCCAGGACATCGTCTCGGACCCGGAGATCGGCAAGCTCTCACTGATCGGCGCGGGCATGCGCTCCAACCCGGGCGTCTCCGCCACCTTCTTCAAGGCCCTCGCCGACGCCGGCGTGAACGTGGACCTCATCTCCACCTCGGAGATCCGCATCTCCGTGGTCACCGCCGAGAGCAAGCTCGACGACGCCGTCCGCGCCGTGCACGCCGCCTTCGGCCTCGACGCCGAGGAGGAGGCCACGGTCTACGGCGGCACCGGCCGCTGA